One part of the Tachyglossus aculeatus isolate mTacAcu1 chromosome 26, mTacAcu1.pri, whole genome shotgun sequence genome encodes these proteins:
- the SNAPC5 gene encoding snRNA-activating protein complex subunit 5: MLSRLQELRKEEETLLRVKAALYDQLNRLKVEELALQSMIDSREGNGMVSSPPLTEDPPNIMVHVDNEVSINQTELQLSLKDQAEEQEEEEEEEESDS, from the exons ATGCTGAGCCGCCTGCAGGAGCTGCGCAAGGAGGAGGAGACGCTGCTGCGGGTGAAGGCGGCGCTCTACGACCAGCTCAACAGGCTCAAG GTCGAAGAACTGGCCCTTCAATCGATGATCGACTCCCGGGAGGGGAATGGAATGGTGTCTTCTCCGCCCTTAACCGAGGACCCTCCAAAT ATCATGGTGCATGTAGATAACGAAGTTTCCATCAATCAAACCGAACTCCAGCTCAGCCTGAAAGACCAGgccgaggagcaggaggaggaggaagaggaggaagaatctGATTCTTGA
- the RPL4 gene encoding 60S ribosomal protein L4: MACTRPLISVYSEKGEVSGKNVTMPAVFRAPIRPDIVNFVHTNLRKNNRQPYAVSELAGHQTSAESWGTGRAVARIPRVRGGGTHRSGQGAFGNMCRGGRMFAPTKTWRRWHRRVNTTQKRYAICSALAASALPALVMSKGHRIEEIPELPLVVEDKVEGYKKTKEAVLLLKKLKAWNDIKKVYASQRMRAGKGKMRNRRRIQRRGPCIIYNEDNGIIKAFRNIPGITLLNVTKLNLLRLAPGGHVGRFCIWTESAFRKLDDLYGTWRKAATLKSNYNLPMHKMTNTDLGRILRSPEIQKALRAPRKKIRRRVLKKNPLKNLRVMLKLNPYAKTVRRHTILRQTRNRKLRENKAAGITKADVYAKLKRPIKTGMKKGEKTAAEKTAAEKTAEEKKPVAEKKKAAVAEKKHAGEKKAAAAKKPAGEKKPAGEKAAAEKKPAGEKKAVEKKPAGEKAAAEKKPAGEKAAAEKKPSGEKAAAEKKPAGEKAAAEKKPAGEKKAAEKKPAGEKKAAEKKPPA, translated from the exons atg GCATGTACACGTCCATTAATCTCGGTGTACTCCGAAAAGGGGGAGGTGTCTGGCAAAAATGTCACGATGCCTGCGGTCTTCAGGGCTCCCATCCGGCCAGACATCGTTAACTTTGTTCACACCAACCTGCGAAAAAACAACAGGCAACCTTATGCTGTCAGTGAACTTGCAG GTCATCAGACCAGTGCTGAGTCTTGGGGTACCGGCCGGGCCGTTGCCCGTATTCCCCGGGTGAGGGGCGGTGGAACTCACCGCTCTGGCCAGGGTGCTTTTGGAAAC ATGTGCCGAGGCGGTCGCATGTTTGCGCCAACCAAGACTTGGCGCCGCTGGCACCGTAGGGTGAATACTACTCAGAAGCGCTACGCCATCTGCTCGGCTCTGGCAGCTTCtgccctgccagccctggtcatGTCGAAAG GTCACCGTATTGAGGAAATTCCAGAACTTCCTCTGGTGGTCGAAGACAAGGTTGAGGGATACAAGAAGACCAAGGAAGCTGTTCTCCTTCTCAAAAAGCTTAAGGCTTGGAATGACATCAAAAAG GTGTACGCCTCCCAGCGTATGCGTGCCGGGAAGGGGAAGATGCGGAACCGGCGCCGTATCCAGCGCAGGGGCCCCTGCATCATCTACAATGAGGACAACGGGATCATCAAGGCCTTCAGGAATATCCCCG GAATCACTCTGCTCAACGTGACCAAGCTGAACCTTTTGAGACTGGCCCCCGGAGGCCACGTGGGAAGGTTCTGCATCTGGACCGAGAGCGCCTTCCGCAAGCTGGACGACCTGTATGGGACGTGGCGTAAGGCGGCCACTCTGAAGAGCAACTACAA CTTGCCAATGCACAAGATGACCAACACAGACCTTGGGAGGATACTGAGAAGCCCAGAGATCCAGAAGGCTCTGCGTGCTCCACG TAAGAAGATCCGTCGCAGAGTTCTCAAGAAGAACCCACTGAAGAACTTGAGGGTGATGTTGAAGCTGAACCCGTATGCCAAGACTGTACGCCGTCATACCATCCTCCGCCAAACCAGGAAT CGTAAACTGAGAGAAAACAAAGCTGCCGGGATCACGAAAGCCGACGTATACGCTAAGCTAAAGAGGCCCATTAAAACTGGcatgaagaagggagaaaagacagcCGCGGAAAAGACTGCAGCAGAAAAGACCGCAGAGGAAAAGAAGCCTGTGGCGGAAAAGAAGAAGGCTGCGGTGGCGGAAAAGAAGCATGCCGGGGAGAAGAAGGCTGCAGCAGCAAAGAAGCCTGCTGGGGAAAAGAAGCCTGCAGGGGAGAAGGCGGCAGCGGAAAAGAAACCTGCAGGGGAGAAGAAGGCAGTGGAAAAGAAACCCGCAGGGGAGAAGGCTGCAGCGGAAAAGAAACCCGCAGGGGAGAAGGCCGCAGCGGAAAAGAAACCCTCAGGGGAGAAGGCCGCAGCGGAAAAGAAGCCGGCAGGGGAGAAGGCCGCAGCGGAAAAGAAGCCGGCAGGGGAGAAAAAGGCAGCGGAAAAGAAGCCGGCAGGGGAGAAAAAGGCAGCGGAAAAGAAGCCCCCTGCATAA